A window of Jannaschia sp. M317 contains these coding sequences:
- the lgt gene encoding prolipoprotein diacylglyceryl transferase, whose amino-acid sequence MHYAIPFPDISPDVFSLDLGVFVFTLRWYALAYIAGIVGGWAMGRWLIGRPALWPGGRAPMTRAQLEDVMTWAVLGIILGGRLGYVLFYQPEVYLAEPMRILAVWEGGMSFHGGALGTAIAVGIYALRQKIPLWSMLDLASVVAPLGLGLGRLANFVNAELWGRPTELPWGVIFPGPAAQACANVGEFCARHPSQLYQATLEGAVLLILLWIVALRGGLRRGGLILGIFVAGYGVARTFVETFRQADAQYITPDNPLGHVLGGAEVGLTMGQVLSLPMVAVGLVLILIARRRNA is encoded by the coding sequence ATGCATTATGCCATCCCCTTTCCGGACATCTCGCCCGACGTCTTCTCGCTGGACCTTGGCGTCTTTGTCTTCACGCTGCGCTGGTATGCGCTGGCCTATATCGCGGGGATCGTCGGCGGCTGGGCGATGGGTCGTTGGTTGATTGGCCGCCCCGCGCTCTGGCCCGGTGGGCGCGCGCCGATGACCCGCGCGCAGCTGGAGGACGTGATGACCTGGGCCGTGCTGGGCATCATCCTGGGCGGTCGGCTGGGGTATGTCCTGTTCTACCAGCCGGAGGTCTATCTGGCGGAGCCGATGCGCATCCTGGCCGTCTGGGAGGGCGGGATGTCCTTTCACGGGGGGGCCTTGGGCACGGCCATCGCGGTGGGCATCTATGCGCTGCGCCAAAAGATCCCCTTGTGGTCGATGCTGGATCTGGCCTCTGTCGTCGCGCCGCTGGGCCTGGGGCTGGGACGGCTGGCGAACTTCGTGAATGCCGAGTTGTGGGGCCGGCCGACGGAGCTGCCCTGGGGCGTGATCTTTCCCGGCCCCGCGGCGCAGGCCTGCGCCAATGTCGGCGAATTTTGCGCCCGGCATCCCAGCCAGCTGTATCAGGCCACGCTGGAGGGGGCCGTGTTGCTGATCCTCTTGTGGATCGTGGCGTTGCGGGGGGGACTGCGACGGGGTGGCCTGATCCTGGGGATTTTCGTTGCGGGCTATGGGGTGGCGCGCACCTTCGTCGAAACCTTCCGCCAGGCCGACGCGCAATACATCACGCCGGACAATCCGCTAGGCCATGTGCTGGGCGGGGCCGAGGTCGGGTTGACCATGGGACAGGTTCTGTCGCTGCCCATGGTGGCCGTCGGGCTGGTCCTGATCCTGATCGCCCGCCGTCGCAACGCATGA
- a CDS encoding class I SAM-dependent methyltransferase gives MSLRDLLLTRIRATGPITVADYMADCLLHPTLGYYTTRDPLGAAGDFTTAPEISQIFGEMLGLCLARAWLDQGQPAPFVLAELGPGRGTLMADILRVGRAVPGFVQAARIHLVEASPTLRAAQAEALADHAPVWLDQVEDLPRGPTFLVANEFLDALPIRQHVRDGTGWRERLVTESEGALTLALAPAMPVPELDFHDVPPGTLVERCPALPGIIATVADRIADGGAALFVDYGHRRSRGDTLQALRSHQPEDPLANPGQADLTAHVDFEAIARAAAPVAQVSAMTTQGVFLERLGITARAQALAARLSGPALDAHVAAHRRLTHPGEMGDLFKVIALAPPGAPLPPGVDP, from the coding sequence ATGAGCCTGCGCGACCTTCTGCTGACGCGGATTCGCGCCACCGGCCCGATCACCGTCGCCGATTACATGGCCGACTGCCTGCTGCATCCGACGCTGGGCTATTACACCACGCGCGATCCTTTGGGGGCGGCGGGCGATTTCACCACCGCGCCGGAAATCAGCCAGATCTTCGGCGAGATGCTGGGCCTGTGCCTGGCGCGGGCCTGGTTGGACCAGGGACAGCCCGCGCCCTTTGTCCTGGCCGAACTGGGCCCCGGACGCGGCACGCTGATGGCCGATATCCTGCGGGTGGGGCGGGCGGTGCCCGGCTTTGTTCAGGCCGCGCGCATCCATCTGGTCGAGGCGTCGCCGACCCTGCGCGCAGCTCAGGCCGAGGCGCTGGCGGATCACGCCCCCGTCTGGCTGGACCAAGTCGAGGATTTGCCCCGGGGCCCCACCTTTCTGGTGGCCAATGAATTCCTCGATGCCCTGCCGATCCGGCAACATGTCCGCGACGGGACCGGGTGGCGCGAACGCCTCGTGACCGAGTCCGAAGGGGCATTGACGCTGGCGCTGGCCCCCGCGATGCCCGTGCCGGAGCTGGATTTTCATGATGTGCCGCCGGGGACATTGGTCGAACGCTGTCCCGCCCTACCGGGTATCATCGCCACCGTGGCCGATCGCATCGCGGACGGCGGCGCGGCGCTGTTCGTCGATTACGGCCACCGGCGGTCCCGGGGGGACACCTTGCAGGCGCTGCGCAGTCACCAGCCCGAAGACCCGCTGGCCAACCCCGGCCAGGCCGATCTGACCGCACATGTGGATTTCGAAGCCATCGCCCGTGCCGCCGCACCCGTCGCACAGGTCTCGGCCATGACGACCCAGGGCGTGTTCCTGGAACGCCTGGGCATCACCGCGCGGGCGCAGGCCCTGGCCGCGCGCCTTAGCGGGCCCGCGCTGGACGCGCATGTCGCCGCGCATCGCCGCTTGACGCATCCCGGTGAGATGGGCGACCTGTTCAAGGTGATCGCGCTGGCCCCGCCCGGCGCGCCGCTGCCACCGGGGGTCGATCCATGA
- the pgeF gene encoding peptidoglycan editing factor PgeF, protein MTLEILRSDLLSGVEHGFFTRKGGASSGIFAGLNCGTGSSDQADAVSTNRDRVAAAMGGPLRAVHQVHSADAVTVDGPQPDPRPQADALATATPGEVLTILTADCQPVLFHDPEGVIGAAHAGWKGALGGVLEATVDAMEALGADRARIRAAIGPSISQRAYEVGPEFLDRFLAEDPDAQHHFANGTGDRYQFDLIGYGLRRLRAAGVQAEWTGHCTYSDPARFYSFRRTTHAGEADYGRLISAIRL, encoded by the coding sequence ATGACACTGGAAATCTTGCGTTCTGACCTGTTGTCGGGGGTCGAACATGGGTTCTTTACCCGCAAGGGCGGGGCGTCCTCCGGCATTTTTGCCGGGCTGAACTGTGGCACCGGATCGTCTGACCAGGCCGATGCGGTGTCGACCAATCGCGACCGCGTGGCCGCCGCCATGGGCGGACCGCTGCGGGCCGTCCATCAGGTGCATTCCGCCGATGCCGTGACCGTCGACGGCCCCCAGCCCGATCCGCGCCCCCAGGCCGATGCCCTGGCCACCGCCACCCCGGGCGAGGTCCTCACGATCCTGACCGCCGATTGCCAGCCGGTTCTGTTTCACGACCCCGAGGGGGTGATCGGGGCCGCCCATGCCGGATGGAAAGGCGCGTTGGGCGGCGTGTTGGAGGCCACGGTGGACGCGATGGAGGCCCTGGGTGCCGACCGGGCCCGCATCCGCGCGGCCATCGGCCCCTCGATCAGCCAGCGCGCCTATGAGGTCGGGCCGGAATTCCTGGACAGGTTCCTGGCCGAAGACCCGGACGCGCAGCACCATTTCGCCAACGGCACCGGCGACCGGTATCAGTTCGATTTGATCGGATACGGCCTGCGTCGACTCAGGGCGGCGGGGGTTCAGGCCGAATGGACGGGCCACTGCACCTATTCCGACCCGGCGCGATTCTACTCTTTCCGCCGCACCACCCACGCGGGCGAGGCGGACTACGGACGGCTCATTTCGGCTATCCGACTGTAA